The following is a genomic window from Spirosoma agri.
CCATCGCTGTTTTATCCGTCGGTGGATGAAGCCCGCAATCGGACTGTCCGGCAAAAACTGGGCATTGGTGATGAGCCGTATCTGCTCAGTCTGGCTACGTTGGAGCCGCGCAAAAATATTGCGCACCTTATTCGATCGTTTGGGCAACTGGTCGATGGGGGCGACTTACCTGCCGACGTGCGGTTAGTGCTGGTCGGAACGAAAGGCTGGAAGTTCAACGATATTATGGCCGAAGCGAGTAAAAATCCGGCTCTAGCCGCGCGATTGATCTTTACGGGTTTTGTTCAGGATGAAGATCTGGCTCCGCTCTACAGTGGAGCAACCGCTTTTGTGTACCCGTCGTTGTACGAAGGCTTTGGATTACCTCCGCTGGAAGCGATGCAGTGCGGTTTGCCGGTCATTACGTCCGACATTCCGGCCATTACGGAAGTGGTTGGCGAGGCTGCCATTCGTGTTTCACCGACCGACACCGACGCCCTTTGTCAGGCCATACTCACCGTAGCGACATCGCAATCGGTCAGAAACGAGATGGCTACCAAAGGATTGAAACAGGCATCGTTGTTTTCGTGGGACAAATTTACCGCCGAACATGTTGCGCTTTATACAGGCATTTTAGCTACTTGATGAGTTTGGCAGTTGTCTGGTCGTTGGTTGGTGGTCATACGCCGTATCTCCAAGATACGGCGTATGACCACCAACCAACGACCAGACAAATCAAGCCGATCCCAACCTAATTGAATAACGGGTCACGCACCTATCCGTTGACCCAAAGAGATCGTATGAAACTGAACGTTGGCATTATTGGTGGAGCTGGCTACACAGGTGGCGAATTACTCCGAATCCTGATCAATCACCCCTTTGTTACGGTGGCCTTTACGCATAGCAAGAGTCAGGCCGGTAAACCGGTATGGGCTACGCACACGGATCTGTTGGGCGATACTGACCTGAAATTTTCGGGCGAAGATATATCGGTACTATTGGCGCAGGAAGGGCTGGACGCTATTTTTCTCTGTTCAGGCCACGGGGCATCCGCTACGTTCATGGCCGAAAACGAGATTTCGGACGATATTACGATCATTGATCTGAGTACCGATTTTCGGGACGAGCACGATGATTTCGTGTATGGGCTACCCGAACTTCAGCGCGAACGGATTCAGGAAGCCACGCGCATTGCTAATCCCGGCTGTTTTGCTACGAGCATTCAACTGGCCCTGTTGCCACTCGCCAAAGCCGGATTGCTGCACGATGCTGTCCAGGTGAGCGCCATTACAGGCAGCACGGGTGCAGGACAGGCACTCGTACCGACAACGGGCTTTACCTGGCGCAACAACAACATCTCGATCTACAAGGCATTTACGCACCAGCATTTGACTGAGATTCGGCAGAGTCTGACAACTCTCGATCCGGATTTCACCCACGCAATCAACTTCATACCCTACCGGGGCGATTTTACGCGGGGAATCATGGCAAACGTGTATACGCCGTTTACCGGTACGCTGGACGAGGCAAACGAGCTATACCATACCTTTTACGCCAATCACCCGTTTACGCACGTGAGCGCTGCGTCCGTTGATGTAAAACAGGTAGTTGGAACGAACAAGTGCTTTTTGCATCTCGAACTGCATGATGGTCAGTTACTTATCACGAGCGTGATCGATAACCTGACCAAGGGGGCTGCCGGACAGGCGATCCAGAACCTTAACCTCGTACTTGGTTTGCCGGAAGATACCGGGTTGCGATTGAAAGCCGTAGCGTTTTAAGTCGAATCCCCCTACTGGTATGCAATCACTTCTGTTGAGGACTTTAGTCGTAGCCAGCACGGTCTTGCTGTCCGTATCCTGTCGTACGTCTAAAGTCCTTGATCAGCAATCAAAAGCAGAGAGTGATTACTGCGTTCCCGCCTTGCAGTATGCCTATGATCCTGCTTACCTGCCGAGGCCTGATGTCGACGCTTTTTTGCGGGCGGATACCAGTCTGACAAAACGATACTCGCGCCATGACCTGCTGATGGCCAACGCTTCCGGCGTGTTGCCGTTGTTGAAGGAATTGATTCAGCTGGAAAAAACACCGCTAACGACCGCTAACCGACTGGAGCGGGTCATCAAACGGCAACAAATCCAGCAGCGGTTGGCCCTTGCGTCGACGGAACTGTCGAGCTTTGCGGCCGAACTGGATTGCGAAGGCGAACGCGCCGACCAGCTGGCTACCTATCTCGATCAAAAAGATACCCGACGGGTACGCCGGTTAACGATTTTTTCAGTCGTAATCGGGGCCGTGACGACCGTAGCGACGGCGTTGATTCAGGCCGATAACACAGGAAAGATCGTTGGTATTTCGGGTGGATTGGTCAGTGCCGCTGCCGGTGGACTGGCGGCTTTTTCGTCGAATAAATCGGTTATTTTTACGCATAAACGAAATCTGCTGGCCGATCTATGGTATCAGCCCGCTCAGTCGTCTGTTTACCCCCCGCTAATCTGGTATGTGTTGACCGAGAAGACGTTCAGCAACAGCGGACAAACATCCATAAGCGCTAACATTCGTCAGCGATGGCGGGGTTACGTGCTCGAAGGTACGTCCAGCGATGAGCAGACCCTGTATTTCGGATCGGGGGGCAACTACCAGGCCGATGACCTACACACACGGGCCAACATGCTCAATCAGCTTCAATCGTCTGTTCGGTCGATTAATCAGGATTTGCAGGGATTACTGCTTAGTTTAGGGAATTAGTACCCGTACCACTCACCCCACCACTTCTGTAGACTCCGGCGAATTTCGGCCTCGCGGGCGTTTTGGCCGGGTTCGTAAAGCTTGCGCCCTTTCAGATCGTCGGGGAGAAAATTCTGCTGGGCAAAATTACCTTCGTGCGCATGTGCGTACTGGTAGTCATTACCGTAACCGATCTGCTTCATCAGCTTCGTGGGGGCATTGCGCAAATGCAACGGAACGGGCAGGTGCGCCGTCTGCTCGGCCAGCGCAATGGCTTCGTCAATGGCTACGTAGCTTGCATTGCTCTTCGGGGAGGTGGCCAGGTAGACCGCGACCTGAGACAGAATAATCCGCCCTTCGGGCATACCGATAGCGCGAATGGCCTGCACCGCTTCCGACGCCATAATCATAGCGGTGGGATTTGCATTTCCAATATCTTCCGATGCCATGATCAGCATGCGCCGGGCGATGAAGATTGGGTCCTCACCGGCTACGATCATCCGGGCCATCCAGTACAAAGCTGCGTTCGGATCTGACCCGCGTAGCGATTTGATGAAGGCCGAAATAATGTCGTAATGCTGCTCGCCAGACTTATCGTAGCGGGCAATGTTCTGTTGGGCCACGGTTGTTACGCCCTCATCGGTGATCACCAGTGGGTCAGCCGCAACGTGAGCCGACGCTACCAGTTCCAGCAGGTTCAGCAGTTTTCGCCCATCGCCACCCGACAGGCGCAGCAAGGCATCGTAAGATTCGACGGTAATCTGCTTCGATTTCAAAAACGCATCCTGCCCAATCGCCCGATCAATAACTTGAATCAGCTCATCGCGACTGAGTCCTTCCAGAATATATACCTGACAACGCGACAGTAGCGCACTGTTCACTTCAAACGAAGGATTTTCGGTGGTGGCACCAATAAGCGTGATCTGCCCTTTTTCGACAGCGCCCAGCAACGCATCCTGCTGGCTTTTGTTAAAGCGATGAATTTCGTCGATAAAAACCACCGGCGGAAAGATGCCCGATGGGCGGCTCAATACATCCCGAATTTCCTTGACGCCCGAATTGATGGCGCTCAGAGCGATGAAGGGCCGTTTGACTGCTTCGGCCAGCAGCAGAGCCAGCGTCGTTTTACCCACGCCGGGCGGTCCCCACAGGATCATAGAGGGTAAGCGTCCGGCATCGACCGCCCGACGCAGGGCACCGGATGGACCAATAAGCTTTCGCTGACCAATAACATCGTTGATTGTGCGGGGGCGAACCCGCTCGGGTAAGGGCGTTGAGTCCGTATTCATCCGGCGAAATTACGCACAAAAAAAAACGGTAGCTACTCGCGCAGCTACCGTGTTCAGAAAAGGTTTAGGAATAATCAGGGGTAGGATTAGAGGGCTACGTTCTCGGGGGTGATGTAGCGTTTCAAGTTGCTCATCGCGCCAAAAATAAGATTGTAGACGGACTGTATATTTATCTGCATTAAGGTCGAAATTTCTTCATTACTCATATTCTGGAAATAGCGGAGGTGAACCGCTTCACGCTGACGGCGGGGGAGCTTTTCGAGCGCCTGGTGCAGACAGTCGTTCATAAATGAATCTTCCTCATACGAAATCAGCAGATTCTCGTGGGATGGATCCGCACCGGGCAGGGTATCGCCCACGCGCCGACCGTTAGTTATTTCATCCTGGCTTACTAATTTCTGTTCGGCGGTTAAGTGACGAACCAGTTTCCGCTTGATAGACGCCATCAGGTAAAACCGAACCGATGTTGTTGGACCAATGGTTGTCCGGTGTTTCCACAATTCAACAAACAAATCGTGAATGCAATCTTTGATCAGCGCCCGATCGGTGGCAAAGTGGGCACAGTAATGGTAAAGTGTTTGAACGTAGTTCTGATACAAGCGGGCGAAAGCAGTTTCATCGCCATTGCGAAACAGGTTCCAAAGAGTTTCGTCGTCAGGTCCGGTTTGCGTACGGGAACGAGGCATGAGCGGGTAGATATAGGTTGAGGAACTCGTAAGAAGTCTGTAAACATATTAATAATAAATTGAATTTAAAACGGTATCGAAAATAAAATTTTTTTGTTGCCTTATTTAACAATTTGAAGAGGGGTGAAATGAAACGTTTTCCCATCGAACAAACCCTTATCACTTAACTTCAGAGCCGGTATAACCAATAAAGCCATGAAGGACAGGGTCATAAACGGGGCTGCCAGCGTACTTCCCAAATCTTGTTTGGCAAACTGGTCCAGCGCCATGTATTGAGTGGCTACGTCATAGCCGTCTGCGTCGGTCATCAGGCCGGCAACGGGCAACGGAAGTAATTGCGTTTCGGGCGTTGTGGTCAAATGAAGAAATCGGCGACGGCTCATTACTTCATCGTCATGCTCGTGGGGCTTGGTGCCAGCTACCGCCGACAAGCCTCCTCGGGCTCCGATGACCAGATTGATGGCCTGACAAATGCTCTCGTCAGTACAGCCAACGGCGGTTATATTGTGGGAATCGTGCCCAACCGACGACGCAATCGCGCCGTGTTTTAGTCCGAAGTTTTTGACGAACGCGATCGCTGGCGGAACATTCTCGTACCGATTGACGACAACGAGTTTCAGAATGTCACGATCAAGGTCGGGTACGATCAGGCCGTTTTCCACGTTGGGCGACAGGTGCAGCTCATTGGTGATAAGCTGCCCATCGAGCGCCTGTATAGCCCGAATCTGTGATGAGGTTGGATCGGCAGGTACCGCAAACTCCTCGACCGTCTTAGATTCACAATTGAATTGATTGACGTGCTCACTCCGGGTATCCGGAAGAAAAGACTTGCCCTGTTCGGCGACGATTTCACCATCAATAACCGTCCGCTCTATTTGAAAGTCGCGCAGATTGTTGACAACGAGATAATCGGCGGGGTCGCCCTCGCGCAAAAGGCCGACGGGGAGCCGATAGTGGAGAACCGGATTAAGACAAGCCGCCCGCAGGACGTTCCAGAGCGAATGTCCTGCGGCCAGAGCGCGCAGCACCAGTTGGTTGATGTGTCCTTCGGCGAGCGTATCAGGGTGCTTGTCATCGGAGCAGAACATAATTTGCGCCGGAAACTCGGCCAGTAGCGGAATCAGAGCCTCAAAATTACGGGCGGCACTCCCTTCGCGAATCAAAATATGCATACCCCGGCGGGCCTTATCAAGCCCTTCCTCGTAGGTATAGCATTCATGATCGGTGGTAATTCCCGCGTCGATGTACCGTTGCGCGTCTTCGCCCGTCAGACCGGGTGCATGACCATCAACGGGTTTGTTGACTTCTTTGGCCAGGGCAATTTTAGCCATCACTTCCGGGTCCTGATGCAGCACTCCGGGGAAATTCATCATCTCCGCCAGATAGCCAATCTCGTCCAGGCCGAGCAGATACCGTACATCCTCTACATTGATCGTTGCCCCGGCAGTTTCGAAGGGCGTGGCCGGAACGCATGACGGCGCTCCGAACATAAATTTGAAGGGTACTTCAGCAGCTTCGCGAAGCATATACTCGACGCCCGCAACGCCCAGCACGTTTCCGATCTCGTGCGGGTCCGACACGGTGGCAACCGTACCATGCACCACCGCCAGCCGCGCAAACTGCGGGGGGGTCAGCAACGAACTTTCGATGTGAACGTGAGCGTCCACAAAACCGGGTATGATATACGGTTCACCGGGCCGTTCGTCATCGATCCGTTCGATGCTGGTAATAAAACCACTGTTGACGACAAGGTTTCCGTAGAAAATCGTCTGGTCAAAAAGATTCAGGATGTTGGCCGCAGGCATACTTAGATTCGAATAAAGAGTTTTCGGCGGTACATCCACCGGAGAATAGCATAGAAAATGACTAATGTAACGGCCCCAATCAGTAACTGTTCATAAGCAGGTCCGAAGATCAGAAACGGCCCATGCCCGAGATGAGTATAAAGTGACGCGATAATAAACCGGTCGATGAGGTGAACCAGGCAGTAAATGGCAATGGAGTTCATGCCAACGACAACCAGCGGAAACGCCCACTTCCGGTGTCCGGATACGTCGATAACGGAATAGAAAAACGTTAGCAGCCAGAAACACCAGCCGCCACTAAACAGGACCCAGGCCGGTGTCCAGATCCGCTTGACGATGGGACAAATACCCGCGACCTGTAACAGCATACCGCCAGCCAGCCCTATCGCTCCGGCAATAAGTAAGCGCTTGATCAGTGCAGAATGCGTGAGGTCAGATCGTAGCCATCGGCCAGCCTGTAACCCAAGCAGCATCGTGCCGAGTGTTGGAATAAAACTCAGGGTAGCATAGCCTCCGCCGTTAAACAGAAAGGGTGTTTCGCGCGGAAATAAATTCAGAAACCAGCGATCGAAAGCCCAGGCCAGATTACTGTTTTTGTTGAAATGAGCCATCAGACCCGAATACTGCTCCGGCCAGTTTGCCGGAACGCCAACCTGACTATAATCAAAGGTGACCGGCACTGGATACAGGACGAAGGCCAGCCAATAAGCAACTAAAATCAAGCCAAAGGCGATCCAGGTAGTTTGCGGACGGGTTTTGCCGAGTAAAAACAAAAACGGATAACCTAGGCCAATTTGGGTCAGGGTATCCTCGAACGTGAAGTACGTTTGTTCGGCATGGGTGGACCGGAGGAAAATGCCCAGTACAATCAAAATCAGCGATCGACGGAGGGCGCGCCAGAACTGCGCAGTTGCCGGTTGACCGTGCGCGGTCTGACTAGCCACCGAATAGGGGAGCGCCACCCCGACCAGAAACGAAAACGACGGCTGAATCAGGTCGTGTAGGGAGCAGCCTGCCCAGGGCACATGGTCCTGGTGGTGGGCCAGAAACGCCCAGAACGAACTGTCCGGAAAGGCTTCGTGCAGTCGGTGAAAGCTCAGCAGTTCGGCGGCCATCAATGTCATAACGAAGCCCCGGTAGGCATCCATAGACATCAGGCGGCCCGCCGGAAAACCCGATTGGGTGTCGGTAGAAGGAAGGGGCATAAGGCAGGGGGGAATCTGATGTCAAAACTTGGGATTGATGATCACATTCGCAATAGCGTTCCGTAAAGTTTTTTAACAAAGGGTGGTATATTTCGGATTAATGCGTCTCTTACTGTAAAATAAGCTTTTTCTGATGTCTGCCCGTGTGCTGAAAGTTCATCCCGCCGATAATGTCATTGTCGCCCTGCGCAATCTGTCAGCTGGAGAACAAATTGAATTTGATAACGCTGTCTACTCGCTTCCGTATGCCGTTGGGGCCAAGCATAAATTTGTAACGGAAGATCGGCAAATTGGTGATCCGATCACTATGTACGGCGTTCTGGTTGGTAAAGCAATCCAGCCCATCCGCCGGGGCGAACCCATCACGACGTTTAATCTGAAGCATGACGCTGACCGGTATGGGCTCGACAAAAAACAGCCCTATTCTTGGCAGCCACCCGACGTTTCGGCCTGGCAGAATCGTACGTTCATGGGCTATCACCGGGCCGATGGCAGTGTGGGAACGCGCAACTACTGGCTGGTTGTGCCCCTGGTCTTTTGCGAAAACCGAAACGTCCTGATTCTCAAAGATGCCTTTGAACGCGAACTGGGTTATTCGCAGCCCGAAACGTACCGCGAACAGGTTCATGAACTGTTAAGTCTGTACCGGGTTGGTGACATGAACACCATCAAAAAGATGGAACCGTTTGTCGATGAGTCGCAGAACCAGACGCTCAATCACCTGCGCCACCAGCCAACCCGCCCGTTTAAAAACATCGATGGTATCAAATTCCTGACGCACGAGATGGGTTGTGGCGGAACCCGCCAGGATTCGGCTTACTTGTGCTCCTTGCTGGCGGGGTTCATCAATAACCCGAACGTTGCCGGAGCAACGGTGCTAAGTCTGGGTTGTCAGCATTTGCAGGCCGACATGATCGGGGCGGAAATCAAGCGGCAAAATCCTAAATTTAACAAACCCCTGTTACTGTTCGAACAACAGGCCGGAACCGAGTACGCGCTAATGTCGCAGGCCGTTAAGGAAACGTTTCTGGGTCTGGTAGAGATTAATAAGCTTGAACGGCAACCCGCCCCGCTGAGCGCCTTAACGGTTGGTCTGAAATGTGGCGGTTCGGATGGCTTTTCGGGGATCTCGGCCAATCCGGCCATTGGGCATCTGTCGGATATAATCGTCGGACTGGGCGGAAAAACCGTGCTGGCCGAATTTCCGGAGTTGAATGGCGTTGAGCAGGAGCTCATCAATCGCACCGACGATACGACAAAAGCGCAGAAGTTTATTAACCTGATGGGTGATTACTCGGCGCAGGCCGAAGCCGCCGGGTCTGGTTTCGACATGAACCCATCGCCGGGTAACATTAAGGATGGTCTCATTACTGACGCGATTAAATCGGCGGGGGCCGCCAAGAAAGGGGGGACCGCCCCGGTTGCCGATGTGCTCGATTATGCCGAACCGGTCGTAACGCCCGGCCTGAATCTATTGTGTACACCCGGCAACGATGTCGAAGCAACCACCGGCATGGCCGGTTCGGGCACCAACGTGATTCTGTTCACGACGGGATTAGGAACACCTACTGGAAACCCGGTGAGTCCGGTTGTTAAAATATCGACGAATACGATCCTCAAAAACCGGATGCCCGACGTCATTGATTTCGACAGCGGCCCCATCGTGGACGGCGAGCAGAGTATCGAACAAAATGCCGATGCCTTGCTGGAATACATCATCCGGCTGGCATCCGGCGACGAAATAACTCAGGCCGAACGGCTCGGACAGGACGATTTTATCCCCTGGAAACGGGGCGTGTCTTTATAATGAATGAACGGGCGAACGAGTGAAATCGCGAAAATAACGCGTCAGCCGGTATTCGGTATTATCACAGTTCGTTCATTCACACTTTCGCTCTTTAAACATGTTCTCACTCACGAATAAAACGGCCCTGGTTACGGGCGGGGCCAGCGGTATAGGGCTGGCCATATCTCAGGCTTTTGCGGAAGCAGGGGCCACGGTTCACATTCTGGAAATCAATGAAGAATTGGCGCGGCAGGTCGCCGATGGCATCAACGCATCGGGTGGTCGGGCCGAAGCGCATGGTGTCGATGTGTCGGATCAGGCGCAGGTCGTTGACCTGATTGGTCAGATTGCAGCACAGGGGCCGATTCATATTCTGGTCAACAACGCCGGGGTTGCG
Proteins encoded in this region:
- the argC gene encoding N-acetyl-gamma-glutamyl-phosphate reductase: MKLNVGIIGGAGYTGGELLRILINHPFVTVAFTHSKSQAGKPVWATHTDLLGDTDLKFSGEDISVLLAQEGLDAIFLCSGHGASATFMAENEISDDITIIDLSTDFRDEHDDFVYGLPELQRERIQEATRIANPGCFATSIQLALLPLAKAGLLHDAVQVSAITGSTGAGQALVPTTGFTWRNNNISIYKAFTHQHLTEIRQSLTTLDPDFTHAINFIPYRGDFTRGIMANVYTPFTGTLDEANELYHTFYANHPFTHVSAASVDVKQVVGTNKCFLHLELHDGQLLITSVIDNLTKGAAGQAIQNLNLVLGLPEDTGLRLKAVAF
- a CDS encoding RNA polymerase sigma factor gives rise to the protein MPRSRTQTGPDDETLWNLFRNGDETAFARLYQNYVQTLYHYCAHFATDRALIKDCIHDLFVELWKHRTTIGPTTSVRFYLMASIKRKLVRHLTAEQKLVSQDEITNGRRVGDTLPGADPSHENLLISYEEDSFMNDCLHQALEKLPRRQREAVHLRYFQNMSNEEISTLMQINIQSVYNLIFGAMSNLKRYITPENVAL
- a CDS encoding replication-associated recombination protein A, with amino-acid sequence MNTDSTPLPERVRPRTINDVIGQRKLIGPSGALRRAVDAGRLPSMILWGPPGVGKTTLALLLAEAVKRPFIALSAINSGVKEIRDVLSRPSGIFPPVVFIDEIHRFNKSQQDALLGAVEKGQITLIGATTENPSFEVNSALLSRCQVYILEGLSRDELIQVIDRAIGQDAFLKSKQITVESYDALLRLSGGDGRKLLNLLELVASAHVAADPLVITDEGVTTVAQQNIARYDKSGEQHYDIISAFIKSLRGSDPNAALYWMARMIVAGEDPIFIARRMLIMASEDIGNANPTAMIMASEAVQAIRAIGMPEGRIILSQVAVYLATSPKSNASYVAIDEAIALAEQTAHLPVPLHLRNAPTKLMKQIGYGNDYQYAHAHEGNFAQQNFLPDDLKGRKLYEPGQNAREAEIRRSLQKWWGEWYGY
- a CDS encoding UxaA family hydrolase, whose protein sequence is MSARVLKVHPADNVIVALRNLSAGEQIEFDNAVYSLPYAVGAKHKFVTEDRQIGDPITMYGVLVGKAIQPIRRGEPITTFNLKHDADRYGLDKKQPYSWQPPDVSAWQNRTFMGYHRADGSVGTRNYWLVVPLVFCENRNVLILKDAFERELGYSQPETYREQVHELLSLYRVGDMNTIKKMEPFVDESQNQTLNHLRHQPTRPFKNIDGIKFLTHEMGCGGTRQDSAYLCSLLAGFINNPNVAGATVLSLGCQHLQADMIGAEIKRQNPKFNKPLLLFEQQAGTEYALMSQAVKETFLGLVEINKLERQPAPLSALTVGLKCGGSDGFSGISANPAIGHLSDIIVGLGGKTVLAEFPELNGVEQELINRTDDTTKAQKFINLMGDYSAQAEAAGSGFDMNPSPGNIKDGLITDAIKSAGAAKKGGTAPVADVLDYAEPVVTPGLNLLCTPGNDVEATTGMAGSGTNVILFTTGLGTPTGNPVSPVVKISTNTILKNRMPDVIDFDSGPIVDGEQSIEQNADALLEYIIRLASGDEITQAERLGQDDFIPWKRGVSL
- the ade gene encoding adenine deaminase, yielding MPAANILNLFDQTIFYGNLVVNSGFITSIERIDDERPGEPYIIPGFVDAHVHIESSLLTPPQFARLAVVHGTVATVSDPHEIGNVLGVAGVEYMLREAAEVPFKFMFGAPSCVPATPFETAGATINVEDVRYLLGLDEIGYLAEMMNFPGVLHQDPEVMAKIALAKEVNKPVDGHAPGLTGEDAQRYIDAGITTDHECYTYEEGLDKARRGMHILIREGSAARNFEALIPLLAEFPAQIMFCSDDKHPDTLAEGHINQLVLRALAAGHSLWNVLRAACLNPVLHYRLPVGLLREGDPADYLVVNNLRDFQIERTVIDGEIVAEQGKSFLPDTRSEHVNQFNCESKTVEEFAVPADPTSSQIRAIQALDGQLITNELHLSPNVENGLIVPDLDRDILKLVVVNRYENVPPAIAFVKNFGLKHGAIASSVGHDSHNITAVGCTDESICQAINLVIGARGGLSAVAGTKPHEHDDEVMSRRRFLHLTTTPETQLLPLPVAGLMTDADGYDVATQYMALDQFAKQDLGSTLAAPFMTLSFMALLVIPALKLSDKGLFDGKTFHFTPLQIVK
- a CDS encoding acyltransferase family protein; this translates as MPLPSTDTQSGFPAGRLMSMDAYRGFVMTLMAAELLSFHRLHEAFPDSSFWAFLAHHQDHVPWAGCSLHDLIQPSFSFLVGVALPYSVASQTAHGQPATAQFWRALRRSLILIVLGIFLRSTHAEQTYFTFEDTLTQIGLGYPFLFLLGKTRPQTTWIAFGLILVAYWLAFVLYPVPVTFDYSQVGVPANWPEQYSGLMAHFNKNSNLAWAFDRWFLNLFPRETPFLFNGGGYATLSFIPTLGTMLLGLQAGRWLRSDLTHSALIKRLLIAGAIGLAGGMLLQVAGICPIVKRIWTPAWVLFSGGWCFWLLTFFYSVIDVSGHRKWAFPLVVVGMNSIAIYCLVHLIDRFIIASLYTHLGHGPFLIFGPAYEQLLIGAVTLVIFYAILRWMYRRKLFIRI